A window of Eschrichtius robustus isolate mEscRob2 unplaced genomic scaffold, mEscRob2.pri scaffold_564, whole genome shotgun sequence contains these coding sequences:
- the LOC137757970 gene encoding protein Shroom2-like: protein ASVRVPPDLGSLTQVASGSPLDQPPELPGVLEASQSLLEKQRVLIQQHEDAKELKENLDRREGIVSDILASYLSRDSLADYAHFVRMKSALIIEQRELEDKIHLGEEQLKCLLDSLPPERGK, encoded by the exons CAGATCTCGGGTCCCTAACTCAGGTGGCGTCAGGGTCTCCACTGGACCAGCCCCCGGAGCTGCCGGGCGTTCTGGAGGCGTCG caATCCCTGCTCGAGAAGCAGCGGGTCCTGATCCAGCAGCACGAGGACGCCAAGGAGTTGAAGGAGAACCTGGACCGCCGGGAGGGCATCGTGTCCGACATCCTGGCCAGCTACCTCAGCCGGGACAGCCTGGCAGACTATGCGCACTTCGTGAGGATGAAGTCAGCCCTCATCATCGAGCAGCGCGAGCTGGAGGACAAGATCCACCTGGGCGAGGAGCAGCTCAAGTGCTTGCTGGACAGCCTTCCGCCCGAGAGAGGCAAGTGA